In Vibrio tritonius, the following are encoded in one genomic region:
- a CDS encoding PilN domain-containing protein — translation MHLQVNLFPWRDQRSKIRKKSIWIIGGLMLLLSGGGQALIWQIERSTITQRYAELAALKQAYQTLQQQERQVISDEQRFAHEQKRFHAFSQRIQRNNQPILLMNILPLALPDDVVLDEMTWQAPWVSLSGRVGNVSSLETLVLELRAIKQFKHVETDSLVSADSSQSRFTLRFRLVEQEEL, via the coding sequence ATGCATCTTCAAGTTAACCTCTTTCCATGGCGTGACCAGCGCTCAAAAATACGCAAAAAAAGCATTTGGATCATCGGTGGTCTAATGCTTCTGTTAAGTGGTGGTGGGCAGGCACTGATATGGCAAATCGAGCGCAGTACGATAACGCAACGTTATGCTGAGTTAGCGGCGCTGAAACAAGCTTATCAAACGCTCCAACAGCAGGAGCGGCAAGTGATTAGTGATGAACAACGCTTTGCCCATGAACAAAAGCGTTTTCATGCATTTAGCCAGCGTATCCAACGTAACAATCAACCCATTCTATTGATGAATATCCTACCTTTAGCCTTACCGGACGATGTGGTGCTCGATGAAATGACATGGCAGGCTCCTTGGGTGAGCTTGTCTGGTCGTGTTGGAAATGTAAGCTCATTAGAAACATTGGTGTTAGAGCTACGTGCTATTAAGCAGTTTAAGCACGTTGAAACTGACTCTTTGGTCAGTGCTGATTCTTCGCAGTCTCGATTCACTCTAAGGTTTCGCCTTGTTGAGCAAGAGGAGTTGTGA
- the pilM gene encoding pilus assembly protein PilM, which yields MGISSRVTGVDIGHHSIKAVTLTKWRNTDSVIFYAELLVPDGIFADNHMLNYQKIVKKLKELKKGLPLFSRKVAIAIPDSAVITKQLQLDSYQPPEMALKNLLCEQVPFLADDLAFDYTSAADSAGSSELGPTYQVYAARLSLLEHRIALLRSSGFDPFFISPQGHSLLAIWSRLSAITQNDNWMLLDIGHSKVTLCRGGDIPWGKVIDIKSVAPNEFVSESNWMLALVQQLHLYQSLSSTVPIKGVWLTGGGALNGNIESQLQQCLKLPCEIVNLDSLLVAKNKEAVSLPSQFSCALGLAFNGLNWKEGRNASSS from the coding sequence ATGGGTATATCATCACGAGTTACGGGTGTCGACATCGGTCATCACAGCATTAAGGCTGTGACCTTAACAAAGTGGCGCAACACCGATTCGGTTATATTTTACGCTGAATTACTCGTACCCGATGGTATTTTCGCTGATAACCACATGCTGAATTATCAGAAAATTGTAAAGAAACTCAAAGAACTAAAAAAGGGTTTACCTCTATTTAGTCGTAAAGTTGCCATCGCAATACCAGACTCAGCAGTAATAACCAAACAATTACAATTAGATAGCTATCAGCCCCCCGAAATGGCGTTAAAGAACTTATTATGCGAACAAGTGCCTTTTTTGGCTGATGACCTTGCATTTGACTACACATCTGCAGCAGATTCTGCAGGTTCTTCGGAGTTAGGGCCAACTTACCAAGTGTATGCAGCTCGACTTTCTTTGCTGGAACATCGTATTGCATTGCTACGTAGTTCCGGTTTTGATCCTTTTTTTATCTCGCCACAAGGGCACAGCCTGCTCGCCATTTGGTCTCGTTTAAGTGCAATAACACAAAATGACAATTGGATGTTGCTTGATATTGGTCATTCTAAGGTTACTTTGTGTCGTGGCGGTGATATTCCATGGGGAAAAGTGATTGATATTAAGAGCGTCGCTCCGAACGAGTTTGTGTCTGAATCAAACTGGATGTTGGCTCTGGTTCAACAATTACATCTTTATCAATCGCTCTCTTCAACTGTACCGATAAAGGGTGTTTGGTTGACTGGCGGCGGCGCTCTCAATGGGAATATTGAATCGCAATTGCAACAGTGTTTAAAGCTACCTTGTGAAATAGTAAACCTAGACTCCTTATTGGTTGCGAAAAATAAGGAGGCAGTGTCTCTTCCTTCTCAATTTTCTTGTGCTTTAGGGCTAGCTTTCAATGGATTAAATTGGAAGGAGGGCAGGAATGCATCTTCAAGTTAA